A region of the Desulfobacter postgatei 2ac9 genome:
TCGGCCAACAGATCCGTCGAACCGACCTGGGTGCCCGACTCACTCTCCCCGAACCCCCTCAGGTCGGGAGTGACAGCCCGGAAACCGGCTGCGGCCAAAGCCTTCGCCTGGGGGCGCCACATTTGACGGCAAAGAGGAAATCCGTGAATCAACAATACTGCGGGACCTTCCCCTGCTTCATCATAAGCTAATTTAATACCGTTAAGCTCCGTTTGCATATAACCTCCCGAATAAGATTAAGATCAACAAGCATATCAGTTTTCTTCAGAACCATCATAACAGCTCCCTCTCCGCACAACAAGCCTTCAAAAAAAAGACGGTTTTTATTTAAACAAGATCGTATGGTATAAATTGATTATTCTGATCATGTGAATTGATTTTTTTGCCATAGGATTTATATTCTTTTCACGTATTGGCAAAGACGCATTTCAAGTGAATAGAACAAAACAAATATGAGTGTGGAGGAAAAATATGGCAAATCACTTTAAGACCGGCATGCTGCTGATCATGATGACCGGTTTGTTTCTGGTGCTCGGATATCTTTTGGCAGGACAGACCGGCATGTTTATTGCCCTGATTTTTGCCGGCGCCATGAATGTTTTTAGTTATTGGTATTCCGACAAGGTGGTTTTAAAAATGTACCGGGCTCAGCCCCTGGAGCGCTCCCAGGCCCCGGGTCTGTTTGATACCGTGGCCCGTCTTGCCCGTCAGGCGGGTTTGCCCATGCCCAAGATTTATCTTATTCCCGAATCAGCGCCCAATGCTTTTGCCACGGGCCGGAACCCGGAACACGCTGTTGTCGCCGTGACCCAGGGGCTGATGAACATGATGAATCAGGATGAGCTTGAAGGGGTGCTGGCCCATGAGCTGGGCCATGTAAAAAACCGCGACATCCTTATTTCTACAATTGTGGCTACCCTGGCCGGAGCCATCATGTGGATTGCCTCGATTGCCAGGTTTTCAGCTTTTTTCGGCGGCAGAGATGATGACGAGGGCGGCCTTGGAATTATTGGCGTGCTTGTGGTCTCCATGGTGGCCCCCATTGCCGCAATGATCGTTCAGATGGCCGTGTCCAGATCCAGGGAATACCTGGCAGATGCAACGGCCGCAAGTATTACCGGAAATCCCCATGGCCTGGCATCAGCGTTGTCAAAGCTGGGGGGCTTCAGCCGCAGCCGGACTCAGGTTGATGCCAGCCCCGCAACCGCGCATATGTTTATTGTCAATCCCTTGACCGGAAAGCAGATGATGAATCTGTTCTCCACCCATCCGCCTATTGAAGACCGTGTGGCCCGGCTCGTGGGATCGCAACCCCGGGGCCGGAATTTTTCCGGCAATTTCCGTCAGGAAGACAACAATACCCATTCTTCCGGCACAACCATGGAGGACCGGAGTCGATCATTCTGGGACAACATGTCCTGATAAAAAGGAGCATCATGTGCTTCTACATTAAAGACCAGTTTTTTCCCTTTGACCTTCCGTTAATTCAACGGTAACGGTGATTTTCAGGCCCGGGGGCGTTGCCGCTTCATGGCTGACGTCACTGTGTATACCCACGGTCTGCTCCTGGGGGAGTCATTTTGTTCTTCCCCTTCCGAATCCCTTAAGACGGGGCGATTTTAAAAAATTTGGAATCCGAGTGAAGCATGATATGCGTTTCAGTGGCCTCTACCCCCTCAATATTGCTCAACCCCTCTTCAAATATAAAAACATTGAGTTCCTTGATTGAATCGGCCAGTACCTCAACAAAAATATCATATTTCCCTGTGGAGACCCATACGGCGTTGACATTGGAGAGGGCCATGATTTCCTTAACGGCCTTGGCATGGTGGCTGCGCTTGATGTTGATGCCGAGAATGGCCGCCACTTTATTGGACATGGCAAAGGGGTTGACCCGGGCTTCAAGCTTGAGAATGCCCTGCTGGATCAGTCGGTTGACGCGGTTGCTCACTGTGCCTTCGGCCACACCCAGGTCTTTAGCAATACTTTTATATGATTTGCGGGCATCTTCCTGAAGTGCCAGTATAATCTGAATTTCAAGTTCATCCAGGCTCCCGTCTACCAATGTCATGATATTGTCGCTCCTTCGCAGCATGTTGATGAATCCGTATCTATATAATAGAAACATTGGCCGTGATCAAGGCGCTTGTTTCCCATTCACTGCCGGATTTGATGTAAGATGAAAATGCAGCAATGGTTTAATTAAGCGCCCAGAATTTAAAAAGTAAAAGGATCAACTCAGGATTTAAATACAAACTGTTGACACTGCGATTTTAAAAAATTAGAATAAATACGTTATCTTAGCTTTCAATGTGATATGTCATCTAAAATCATTTCGGAGGTTGTCATGTTTACAAAACAGTATCTTAAAACCAAAGATGTGTGCAGAGTCAGATTTAAAGTACGGAAAAAAGTGATTGGAACGGCAGAAACGGTGAATCTGGTTGGTGATTTCAACAATTGGGATGAAAAGGCCGGGGCCATGAAAAAACTCAAAAACGGTGATTTTTCTACGGTACTTGACCTTGAGCCGGAACGTTCCTACCAATTCCGTTATCTGGTGGATGATACCCGCTGGATCAATGATGAAAGCGCGGATATTTATCTGCCGTCTCCCTTTCATGGAGAAGACAACTCAGTTATCACGATATAGGTTTATCTGGCAATTAACGGCCTCAGGGCCCAGTATGGAGTCAGCGCATGTCATATTTTGATTTTTCAAATTTTGAGACCTCCTTTAATAATTACATTAAGTACATTCTGGGCAAGCAATTTGAGCATGCTTCAAAAAATGATCAGTTGAACGCCGTTTCCTATGCCGTTGGCAAGTACCTTATCGATATCAGTTATGATACGCAGAAGCGTTACCAGGAAAATGATGTCAAACGCCTGCATTACCTCTCTCTAGAATTTCTTATCGGCAGGCTTTTAAACAACAATCTGTTAAACTTAGGCATTTATAAGCGATGTAAAAGATTTCTTGAAACAAAGGGCATTGACCTTGATCTTTTGGTGGAGGAAGAACGGGACCCGGCTCTGGGAAATGGCGGCCTTGGGCGTCTGGCTGCTTGTTTTCTTGATTCTTTGGCCTGCCTGAATATGCCGGGATTTGGTTACGGGATCAACTATGATTACGGCTTGTTCAAACAAGTGATTGTTAACGGATACCAGAAGGAAAAACCCGATTACTGGCCCAACCGTAGGTCGCCCTGGCTGATTCGCAGAACAGAAGAGCGATATATGGTCCCCATTTACGGCCGGGTAGAGGGCAGTGTGGACAGAGACGGGGAATATAATCCCACATGGACGAACTGGTCCCTGCTTATTGGTCGCCCCCATGATATTCTGGTTGCCGGTTTCGAAGGCCGTACCGTTAATTATTTGCGGCTGTTCACGGCTGAGGCGTCCGAGGATTTTGATATCGATATTTTCAATGACGGGGACTATTTTAAAGCCGTGGGCCGGAAAATTAAATCCGAGACCATTTCCAAAATTCTTTATCCGTCGGATTCCAAAGAGGTGGGAAAAGAACTTAGGCTGGTCCAGGAGTATTTTCTTGTGGCCTGCTCCTTAAAGGATATTATCCGCAAGTATGAAATGGACCATCACACCTTTGACCATTTTCATAATAAAGTGGCCATTCAACTCAACGATACCCATCCGGCTCTGGCGGTGGCCGAATTGATGCGTATCCTGGTGGATGAAAAAGGCATACAATGGGAAACGGCCTGGGAGATCACTAAAAAAACCCTTGGGTATACCAACCACACCCTGCTGCCCGAAGCCCTGGAAACCTGGCCGGTGACTATCCTGGAGCGGGTGGTGCCCCGGCATATGCAGCTGATCTATGAAATCAACCAGCGCTTCCTGGAATATTTGACCGTGCGTGATCCTGATATCACTATTGAAAGCATTGCAAAGATGTCCATCATCCAGGAAGGCCCTGTCAAGCAGGTTCGCATGGCGAATCTTGCCATTATCGGCAGCCATTCGATAAATGGAGTGGCAAGGGTTCACTCCGATCTGGTCAAAACACAACTTGTTCCCGAATTTTACAGGTTGTGGCCGGAAAGATTCAACAATAAGACCAACGGGGTCTCTCCCAGGCGGTGGATCGCAGCCTGCAACCCCGGCCTTGCAGATTTTATCACCGAAGCCATCGGCCGCCGTTGGGTAGGGGACTTGTCGCGGATTTGGGAATTGGAAACCTTTGAAAATGATCCGGGATTCCTGGACCGGCTGGGTGAGATCAAGCTGGCCAACAAAGAGGCTTTGGCCACGTTAATTCGTAAAAAATTGTTCCTGAACGTGGATCCCCAATCCATTTTTGACATTCACGCCAAGCGGATTCATGAATACAAGCGCCAGCTGCTCAATGTGATTCATATCATTCATCTGTATCTTTCCATCAAGGAGGACGGTAAGGATATCGGGCATCCCCGGACCTTTATTTTTTCCGGTAAAGCAGCTCCTGGTTACCACTTTGCCAAACTGATCATCAAACTGATCCATTCGGTTGCCAACGTGATAAATAAGGACCCGGATATCCATGACATGATCAAGGTAGCCTTTCTGCCGGACTACCGGGTAACCCTGGCTGAAAGGATTATTCCGGCGGCAGACGTCAGCGAACAGATCTCCACCGCCGGCATGGAAGCCTCGGGAACGGGAAACATGAAATTTGCCATGAACGGTGCATTGACCATCGGGACCCTGGATGGGGCCAATATAGAGATTGCAGAACAGGTGGGGGGTGAGAATATCTATATTTTTGGCCTCACCGTAGACGAAGTGGAGGCATTTCGGCCAAATTATGAGCCCAAAACCTTTTACGATGAGGACCCGGACCTGAAACGGGTTCTCAAGGCGATTTATTCCAATCTGTTCTGTTCCGACGAACCCGGTATCTTCAAACCTGTTTTCAGCCAGCTCATGGGCAATGGGGAACATTATCTTCACCTGGCGGATTTCAGGTCCTATGTTGCAACCCAACTCAAGATAGGGAACGATTATAAAGACCGTGCCAAATGGCTCTCCATGTCTTTGAAAAATATTGCTCGCACCGGGATGTTTTCCAGTGATCGGGCTATTCAGGAATATGCGGACGGGATCTGGGGGATTCGTTCTTTTCGGGGGTAGAGCTTGGACGTAAAGTCACCCATCTGCGGTTGTTTTTTACCACGAAGTTCACGAAGATATTATAGCGCAAAACGTCCTGTTCTTCGTGGTAAATTAAAAGATGGGGTTAAACCCGGGCCAGGACCAGGGCGCAGCGACTGGGCAGGTAAAGGCTCAGGGCATGGCGGTTTTCAATCAGATCTCCTATGGGGCTGGTAAAATGCACCTGGTCCGGATTCAGACGTCCCAATCCGCCGAACCGGGATTCATCCGTGTCCAGGCGCATTTCATATTTGCCTGCCGGCGCATGAATCAGGTAGTCGGAAAAAGAGTGTTCCGGGTGGAAATTGAACACAAAAATAAGCTTGGACCGCTCAAATGCCAGAATTTTGTCATCTTCGTGGATATGCAAAAGCGTTGGGTAATCCCATGCAAACAATTGCGTTTGTTTTGCCAGACCAATCATCTGTTTGTCAAATGCGAACAGGTCCGGGAAATAGAGATTTTTGTCATACTTCAGGGACCACAAGCGTCTGGCGTGGTGGTAGGAATATCCATTGGCAGGCGATGGGAAATCAATCCATTCCGGATGCCCGAACTCATTGCCCATGAAATTGAGATACCCTTTGTGGGCACAGGCCAGGGTGACAAGGCGTATCATCTTGTGAAGGGCTACGGCCCGACGTGTGGTGATGTTTGTGTTGGACTTTTCCATGGATGTATAGATTTCTGCGCCCATCAGGCGCATCATCACGGTCTGATCCCCCACCAGGGCCTGGTCATGACACTCCACATAACTGATTGTGCGCTCCTCATCCCTGTGCCGGGTCAGTTCATACCACAAACCTCCCATGTGCCACGCTT
Encoded here:
- a CDS encoding isoamylase early set domain-containing protein: MFTKQYLKTKDVCRVRFKVRKKVIGTAETVNLVGDFNNWDEKAGAMKKLKNGDFSTVLDLEPERSYQFRYLVDDTRWINDESADIYLPSPFHGEDNSVITI
- the htpX gene encoding zinc metalloprotease HtpX produces the protein MANHFKTGMLLIMMTGLFLVLGYLLAGQTGMFIALIFAGAMNVFSYWYSDKVVLKMYRAQPLERSQAPGLFDTVARLARQAGLPMPKIYLIPESAPNAFATGRNPEHAVVAVTQGLMNMMNQDELEGVLAHELGHVKNRDILISTIVATLAGAIMWIASIARFSAFFGGRDDDEGGLGIIGVLVVSMVAPIAAMIVQMAVSRSREYLADATAASITGNPHGLASALSKLGGFSRSRTQVDASPATAHMFIVNPLTGKQMMNLFSTHPPIEDRVARLVGSQPRGRNFSGNFRQEDNNTHSSGTTMEDRSRSFWDNMS
- a CDS encoding Lrp/AsnC family transcriptional regulator, with the protein product MTLVDGSLDELEIQIILALQEDARKSYKSIAKDLGVAEGTVSNRVNRLIQQGILKLEARVNPFAMSNKVAAILGINIKRSHHAKAVKEIMALSNVNAVWVSTGKYDIFVEVLADSIKELNVFIFEEGLSNIEGVEATETHIMLHSDSKFFKIAPS
- a CDS encoding glycogen/starch/alpha-glucan phosphorylase, which codes for MSYFDFSNFETSFNNYIKYILGKQFEHASKNDQLNAVSYAVGKYLIDISYDTQKRYQENDVKRLHYLSLEFLIGRLLNNNLLNLGIYKRCKRFLETKGIDLDLLVEEERDPALGNGGLGRLAACFLDSLACLNMPGFGYGINYDYGLFKQVIVNGYQKEKPDYWPNRRSPWLIRRTEERYMVPIYGRVEGSVDRDGEYNPTWTNWSLLIGRPHDILVAGFEGRTVNYLRLFTAEASEDFDIDIFNDGDYFKAVGRKIKSETISKILYPSDSKEVGKELRLVQEYFLVACSLKDIIRKYEMDHHTFDHFHNKVAIQLNDTHPALAVAELMRILVDEKGIQWETAWEITKKTLGYTNHTLLPEALETWPVTILERVVPRHMQLIYEINQRFLEYLTVRDPDITIESIAKMSIIQEGPVKQVRMANLAIIGSHSINGVARVHSDLVKTQLVPEFYRLWPERFNNKTNGVSPRRWIAACNPGLADFITEAIGRRWVGDLSRIWELETFENDPGFLDRLGEIKLANKEALATLIRKKLFLNVDPQSIFDIHAKRIHEYKRQLLNVIHIIHLYLSIKEDGKDIGHPRTFIFSGKAAPGYHFAKLIIKLIHSVANVINKDPDIHDMIKVAFLPDYRVTLAERIIPAADVSEQISTAGMEASGTGNMKFAMNGALTIGTLDGANIEIAEQVGGENIYIFGLTVDEVEAFRPNYEPKTFYDEDPDLKRVLKAIYSNLFCSDEPGIFKPVFSQLMGNGEHYLHLADFRSYVATQLKIGNDYKDRAKWLSMSLKNIARTGMFSSDRAIQEYADGIWGIRSFRG